Within the Nitrospira sp. genome, the region TTCGCCGCGCGGCTCGTACACGGATACACGACCGCGTACGATGACGTGCATACCTTCCCTGAGAGCAAAGCGCGACTTCTGCGCGACGGTGCGGAAAGACACCGCACGAATTTGGCTTGTCCCGTCCTTGAGGGTAAAGTACACGTGTCCCGAGGCCGGAACTCGAAGGTTCGACACTTCCCCTTCCACCCACAGCTCGTCGAAGGTTTGCTCCAGAGCGAGGCGAATGTGCGCGCTCAGATCCGAAACGGTCCACACACGAGGAGGCGGCACCGACACCGCAGACGAGGAAGATGTAAAAAGGCCCGCTTGGCGGCTCATTCGCCGAGACGAATCCGTTCAATATGGACGGCTTTTCCGAGGGTGGCGTCCAATTCGATCAAGGCCGCGCAAAACACCGCCGGCCCTGAGGCGACTTCGAACCGACGCGGCATGCCGGTCAAAAACTTTTCAATTGCCAACTCTTTCTTGATCCCGATGACTGAGTGTATAGGTCCCGTCATCCCCACGTCGGTGAGATAGGCCGTGCCTTTGGGCAGCATTTGCTCGTCCGCGGTCTGCACATGCGTGTGTGTTCCGACCACCGCGGTGACCTGTCCATCCAGAAAGTGCCCCATGGCCATTTTTTCCGACGTCGCTTCGGCATGCATGTCGACCACGATCGCGAGCGTGTCCTCTTTCAGCCGAACGATTTCCCGTTGAGCGGTCCGAAATGGACAGTCGATCGTGGGAAGGAACGCTCTGCCCATCAGGTGCAAGATGGCGACTTTTTCTCCTGATGCAGCTTCGACCACCACCGATCCGTGCCCGGGGACCCCCGGCGGGTAGTTGGCCGGACGAAGCAGACGAGGCTCGCGTTTGAAATACTCGAGAATCTCTTTCTTATCCCATGCATGATTGCCGGTCGTGATGACAGCGGCGCCGAGTTCGAATAGTTCCTCGGCTAGATCCGGCGTAATCCCGAACCCCCCGGCGACATTCTCGCCGTTGGCCACGACGACATCGATACCGTGCTGGCCGACCAGGCGAGGAACCCAGCGAGACACGACGCGCCGGCCAGGTTCGCCCATAATATCCCCGATCATCAGTACCTTCATGACAGACTTGCACCCTTCATCGATAGCTGGCGCCTACCTTCGATCGAGGCTCCTCATTTGGCATATTCCACATACCGGCTCTCGCGAATGACCGTCACTTTGATCTGCCCGGGATAGGTCAGCTCCTGCTCGATCCTCTTCGCCAGCTCACGCGAAAGCTGAAACGATTCGCTGTCGGTCAGATCCTCCTGCTTGACGATGACGCGAATCTCTCGTCCCGCTTGAATCGCATACGCCTTTTGAACCCCCTTTTGGGTTGTCGCGAGCGATTCCAGCTTCTCCAACCGCTTGACGTACGATTCCAGCGCCTCCCGCCGTGCGCCCGGGCGCGCCGCCGAAAGGGCCTCGGCCGATGCCACCAAGACGGTCTCCGGACAGATGGGCTCCACCTGTTCGTGGTGCGCGGCGATCGCATTGACGATTTTTTCGCTTTCCCCGTATTTCTTGGCAATCTCGGCGCCCAGCATCGCGTGGGGCCCCTCCTCCTCGTGACTGACGGCCTTCCCGATGTCATGCAACAGGGCACCGCGCTTGGCGAGGCGTACATCGAGCCCGAGCTCCGACGCCATAATCCCGCAGATATACGCGGCCTCACGCGCATGGTACAGGTTGTTCTGACCATAGCTCGTTCGATACTTCAGGCGACCAAGAATCTTCACGATCTCAGGGTGAAAATCAGAAAGCCCCACCTCAAAAATGACCTTTTCGGCCTCCTCGATCATCAGTTTTTCAACGTCGACTTTGACCTTTTCGACGACTTCTTCGATCCGTGTCGGGTGAATGCGCCCGTCGTGCATGAGCCGTTCAAGTGAAATCTTGGCAATCTCACGGCGCATCGGATCGAAGCCGGAAATGATCACCGCCTCGGGTGTCTCATCAATGATCAAATCGATTCCCGTGGCCGCCTCGATCGCCCGGATATTGCGGCCCTCCCGACCGATAATTCGTCCTTTCATGGCATCGTTAGGAATCGGCACCACCGAAATCGTGGCCTCCGAGACGTAGTCCCGCGTCACTCGCTGGATCGATCGTGCGATGATTTCGCGAGCCTCGCGCTCCGCGTTCTCCTTGGCTTCCTCGATCGTCCGCTTGGCCAAACTCGCCGATTCCACCCGTACCTGGCTCTCGTACTCGGCGAGAAGCTGGCGTTTGGCCTCCTCCGCGGTAATTCCGGCCACCCGCTCTAAGGCCTCGCGCCGCTCCTTCAAAACCCGAGCGGACTCTCCTTCTCTTACTCGAAGTTCCACGTCCCGCTGTTCGAGGCCCTGCTCGCGCTTCTGCAACTCCTGATCTTTCTTATCCATCCCCGCTGCGCGCCGGTCCAAGCTTTCATCCCGCAGAGAGAGCCGGCGTTCCTGTTCCAGCAGTCCCGACGATCTTTCCTTTTGCTCTCGTTCGAACTCGGCCTTGGCCTGCATCTGGAGATCTTTGGCCTCGAGCCTGGCTTCCCTGAGGATATTCTCCGATTGACGCTCGGCATTCACCAGGGCCTGGCGCGCTTCTTCCTGGAGTCGGTCACGCCCCGCGGCCTGCGACTGTCGCCTGAAGAATTCGTATCCCGCAACGCCCAGTACCGCACTGACGATCGCAATGGCGATGTAGGTTAGCACCGTAGACAAGGCACCCCCCTTTCGGAATGATCACAAGTCGTCGCCGGCATGTGCAGCCGACACCAAACCGGCGAAACCGCGCATGGGAAGGGGTAACAAACGGAGGAAATGTGGAACGGCAGGAACGAGGACGGAGTCTGATCCGTGCGTGTGCCGCTAAGATCACCAGCGACGAAAGCGGGGACGGCCCCGACTTCTTCGCCACCCAAGCAACCCTCGCGTACTCGTCGACACGGTGTAGACGGGAGCCGCGCGATTCCACACGAGCTCTTGTGCCACACACCAGTCGACCGATGGCACAACCGCACTCACAGTCTGGAACCAGCGTTCCAGCATGCTTCGACATTGGACAAGGAGTGTTCGACTCCATCGTCTCAAGACAATCGAGATCAGAAAAACCATGCTCAAGTTCAAACGTCCTCGTTCAGGTGTCATCCCCCCGTGGACCGGGTCGATGTTCCTCTCGTTGACGATAGTCCCTTCTATGAACGATTCCGCGGTATTCG harbors:
- a CDS encoding metallophosphoesterase → MKVLMIGDIMGEPGRRVVSRWVPRLVGQHGIDVVVANGENVAGGFGITPDLAEELFELGAAVITTGNHAWDKKEILEYFKREPRLLRPANYPPGVPGHGSVVVEAASGEKVAILHLMGRAFLPTIDCPFRTAQREIVRLKEDTLAIVVDMHAEATSEKMAMGHFLDGQVTAVVGTHTHVQTADEQMLPKGTAYLTDVGMTGPIHSVIGIKKELAIEKFLTGMPRRFEVASGPAVFCAALIELDATLGKAVHIERIRLGE
- the rny gene encoding ribonuclease Y yields the protein MSTVLTYIAIAIVSAVLGVAGYEFFRRQSQAAGRDRLQEEARQALVNAERQSENILREARLEAKDLQMQAKAEFEREQKERSSGLLEQERRLSLRDESLDRRAAGMDKKDQELQKREQGLEQRDVELRVREGESARVLKERREALERVAGITAEEAKRQLLAEYESQVRVESASLAKRTIEEAKENAEREAREIIARSIQRVTRDYVSEATISVVPIPNDAMKGRIIGREGRNIRAIEAATGIDLIIDETPEAVIISGFDPMRREIAKISLERLMHDGRIHPTRIEEVVEKVKVDVEKLMIEEAEKVIFEVGLSDFHPEIVKILGRLKYRTSYGQNNLYHAREAAYICGIMASELGLDVRLAKRGALLHDIGKAVSHEEEGPHAMLGAEIAKKYGESEKIVNAIAAHHEQVEPICPETVLVASAEALSAARPGARREALESYVKRLEKLESLATTQKGVQKAYAIQAGREIRVIVKQEDLTDSESFQLSRELAKRIEQELTYPGQIKVTVIRESRYVEYAK